Proteins encoded together in one Impatiens glandulifera chromosome 1, dImpGla2.1, whole genome shotgun sequence window:
- the LOC124919101 gene encoding cleft lip and palate transmembrane protein 1 homolog → MATPAVDTGGGAAPDGGGRQQAGFGQSLTGIIRIAVFWYFASKFFSPKKPLSSEPSLLISNLFEKGESLDMWFYLSEHESFNNFGSESELVWHETNIPYAVWGSESTRTLSLKYNPSEAVKHNGSVYAHVFFTRSGYPPDPSDPEYQHLAVFGRTHPVVIYLPKSKADKKRSLLTSSKESSEEISKVVEETHIDSIDDGPVEWVSYWKPNITVNLVDDFTRYPKNAIPPNVASFMNIEPKTGDYYPTIFFNEFWLLRDKLKQINDSVSELPLNLEVGPISMTKWQLFLQIDQSFQIHRDYGSMVDGEGDQLKRVFLEGNPYLLVITMLVSVLHSLFDFLAFKNDIQFWNKNKSMEGLSAKSVVLNFICQLVVFLYLLDHDTSWMILASSGIGCCIEFWKIGKAMHIEIDRSGKIPMLRFRNRESYAGNKTKEYDDMAMKYLSYLVFFLVACYSVYTLMYERHKNWYSWILSSLTSCVYMFGFIMMCPQLFINYKLKSVAHLPWRQMTYKFLNTIIDDLFAFVIKMPMLHRLSVFRDDIIFLIIVYQRWIYPVDKKRVNEFGFTAEEENQAAIAAAASSSALISTTEVNEDEKKTN, encoded by the exons ATGGCAACACCGGCGGTTGACACCGGCGGAGGAGCTGCTCCTGATGGTGGAGGTAGACAACAAGCTGGATTCGGACAGTCGTTAACTGGAATTATACGAATTGCGGTGTTTTGGTACTTCGCTTCCAAATTCTTTTCTCCAAAGAAGCCCTTGTCGTCTGAACCTTCTCTCTTGATTTCCAATCTATTCGAAAAAGGAGAATCTTTA GATATGTGGTTTTATCTGTCAGAACATGAGAGTTTCAATAACTTTGGTAGTGAAAGTGAACTTGTTTGGCATGAGACCAACATACCTTATGCGGTTTGGGGATCAGAGAGTACTCGAACTCTGTCGTTGAAATATAATCCTTCTGAG GCAGTAAAGCACAACGGAAGTGTTTATGCTCATGTTTTCTTCACACGATCTGGTTATCCACCAGACCCTAGTGATCCAGAATATCAGCATCTAGCCGTATTCGGAAGGACACACC CTGTTGTTATTTACTTGCCAAAGTCAAAAGCTGACAAAAAAAGGAGTTTGTTGACTAGTTCCAAAGAATCTAGTGAGGAAATTTCTAAG GTTGTGGAAGAAACTCATATTGACTCCATAGATGATGGTCCTGTTGAATGGGTTTCATACTGGAAACCAAATATTACTGTGAATCTGGTGGATGATTTTACAAg GTATCCGAAAAATGCTATTCCTCCAAATGTTGCCTCTT TCATGAATATTGAACCCAAAACTGGGGATTACTATCCAACCATTTTCTTCAATGAGTTTTGGTTACTCAGAGACAAGTTAAAGCAGATAAATGACTCAGTATCTGAGTTGCCTCTCAACTTAGAAGTCGGTCCCATAAGTATGACAAAATGGCAGCTATTTCTGCAAATTGATCAATCATTCCAGATTCATCGTGATTATGGAAGCATGGTTGATGGAGAGGGTGATCAACTAAAG AGGGTATTCTTGGAAGGCAATCCTTATCTTTTGGTGATCACTATGCTTGTTTCGGTTCTTCATTCCCTCTTCGACTTCTTGGCTTTCAAAAATG ATATCCAGTTTTggaataaaaacaaatcaatgGAAGGGCTTTCTGCAAAATCAGTTGTTCTGAACTTCATATGCCAGCTTGTTGTCTTTCTTTATCTGCTTGACCATGATACTTCGTGGATGATACTTGCAAGTTCTGGCATTGGTTGCTGCATTGAATTCTGGAAGATTGGTAAAGCTATGCACATTGAG ATTGATAGATCGGGGAAGATACCAATGTTAAGGTTCCGAAACCGCGAGTCATATGCGGGGAACAAGACTAAAGAGTATGATGATATGGCGATGAAGTACTTGTCATATTTGGTGTTCTTTCTAGTTGCTTGCTATTCTGTTTACACCCTCATGTACGAACGCCACAAGAACTGGTACTCTTGGATTCTCTCTTCCCTTACAAGCTGCGTTTACATGTTCG GGTTCATCATGATGTGCCCTCAATTGTTCATCAACTATAAACTTAAATCTGTGGCCCATCTCCCATGGAGACAGATGACTTACAAATTTCTCAACACGATAATTGACGATCTTTTTGCCTTCGTCATAAAAATGCCGATGCTACACCGTCTTTCTGTCTTCCGTGACG ATATCATATTTCTAATAATTGTATACCAGAGATGGATTTACCCTGTTGATAAGAAACGAGTAAACGAGTTTGGATTCACAGCGGAGGAGGAAAACCAGGCTGCTATCGCCGCGGCTGCTTCTTCTTCTGCATTGATAAGCACAACAGAGGTGAATGAAGATGAGAAGAAAACTAACTGA